In Salvelinus alpinus chromosome 22, SLU_Salpinus.1, whole genome shotgun sequence, one genomic interval encodes:
- the LOC139549078 gene encoding mitochondrial import inner membrane translocase subunit TIM50-like isoform X2, whose amino-acid sequence MDVAQSSISQSGAFVLFTRAMFTGSFPFKMSATSMFPMCVRASRGLLTLRSWSRRGSTPAVVDLIRAISTEKPTGEGSATGGLAQAILQERLKQQQKSQGQLPPEGDGDSEQKQDQGEDKKRKENTAYAKKMVMRLAGLMGVGGAVGMVYVFGSNSVDEQGNTIPDEFDNDAPVIQQLRRTLKYFQDYRQMIIEPTSPKLLPDPLREPYYQPPYTLVLELTDVLLHPEWSTAYPLIDSIDPQGFVMYRLFRDATRYVEGHHVKDVSCLNRDTSKVIVVDCKKEAFSLQPFNGMALTKWDGNSEDRTLYDLAHFLKTIALSGVDDVRSVLENYALEDDPVEAFKRRQAQLAQEEEQRLAELTKQKKQGMSLGSIAGRFWRSKQE is encoded by the exons ATGGATGTTGCTCAGAGTAGCATAAGCCAATCAGGCGCCTTTGTCCTTTTCACTCGCGCTATGTTCACCGGCTCTTTCCCATTCAAGATGTCGGCGACGTCGATGTTCCCCATGTGTGTCCGGGCGAGTAGGGGCCTCCTCACGCTCAGGAGCTGGAGCAGACGTGGTTCAACCCCTGCAGTGGTGGACTTGATTCGGGCAATTTCCACGGAGAAGCCAACAGGAGAGGGCAGTGCTACAGGTGGACTCGCTCAAGCAATCTTGCAAGAGAGGCTTAAGCAGCAACAGAAGAGTCAG GGCCAGCTCCCTCCAGAAGGGGATGGGGACTCGGAACAGAAGCAGGACCAGGGAGAGGACAAGAAACGGAAGGAGAACACAGCCTATGCCAAGAAGATGGTGATGCGGCTAGCAGGCCTGATGGGGGTAGGGGGTGCGGTCGGCATGGTGTACGTATTCG GTAGCAATTCAGTGGATGAACAAGGAAACACG ATTCCAGATGAGTTTGATAACG ATGCACCGGTTATCCAGCAGTTGAGAAGGACGTTGAAGTATTTCCAAGACTACAGACAG ATGATCATTGAGCCCACGAGCCCCAAGCTGCTTCCTGACCCCCTGAGGGAGCCCTACTACCAGCCTCCCTACACCCTGGTCCTGGAGCTCACAGACGTCCTGCTGCACCCCGAGTGGTCG ACGGCGTACCCTCTGATTGACAGCATCGACCCCCAGGGCTTTGTCATGTACCGCCTCTTCAGGGACGCCACGCGTTACGTGGAGGGACATCACGTcaag GATGTGTCGTGTCTGAACCGGGACACTTCCAAGGTGATAGTGGTGGACTGTAAGAAGGAAGCCTTCAGCCTGCAGCCTTTCAACGGCATGGCTCTGACGAAATGGGACGGCAACTCAGAGGACCGAACACTCTACGACCTAGCTCATTTTCTcaaga CCATTGCTCTCAGTGGAGTGGATGACGTCCGCTCTGTCCTGGAGAACTATGCACTGGAAGATGACCCCGTAGAGGCCTTCAAACGCAGACAAGCGCAGCTAGCACAG gaggaggagcagaggttgGCAGAGCTGACCAAGCAGAAGAAGCAGGGCATGTCCTTGGGCTCCATCGCCGGAAGGTTCTGGCGTTCCAAACAAGAGTGA
- the LOC139549078 gene encoding mitochondrial import inner membrane translocase subunit TIM50-like isoform X1: MDVAQSSISQSGAFVLFTRAMFTGSFPFKMSATSMFPMCVRASRGLLTLRSWSRRGSTPAVVDLIRAISTEKPTGEGSATGGLAQAILQERLKQQQKSQGQLPPEGDGDSEQKQDQGEDKKRKENTAYAKKMVMRLAGLMGVGGAVGMVYVFGSNSVDEQGNTIPDEFDNDAPVIQQLRRTLKYFQDYRQMIIEPTSPKLLPDPLREPYYQPPYTLVLELTDVLLHPEWSLAKGWRFKKRPGIDYLFQQLAPLYEIVIFTAETGMTAYPLIDSIDPQGFVMYRLFRDATRYVEGHHVKDVSCLNRDTSKVIVVDCKKEAFSLQPFNGMALTKWDGNSEDRTLYDLAHFLKTIALSGVDDVRSVLENYALEDDPVEAFKRRQAQLAQEEEQRLAELTKQKKQGMSLGSIAGRFWRSKQE, translated from the exons ATGGATGTTGCTCAGAGTAGCATAAGCCAATCAGGCGCCTTTGTCCTTTTCACTCGCGCTATGTTCACCGGCTCTTTCCCATTCAAGATGTCGGCGACGTCGATGTTCCCCATGTGTGTCCGGGCGAGTAGGGGCCTCCTCACGCTCAGGAGCTGGAGCAGACGTGGTTCAACCCCTGCAGTGGTGGACTTGATTCGGGCAATTTCCACGGAGAAGCCAACAGGAGAGGGCAGTGCTACAGGTGGACTCGCTCAAGCAATCTTGCAAGAGAGGCTTAAGCAGCAACAGAAGAGTCAG GGCCAGCTCCCTCCAGAAGGGGATGGGGACTCGGAACAGAAGCAGGACCAGGGAGAGGACAAGAAACGGAAGGAGAACACAGCCTATGCCAAGAAGATGGTGATGCGGCTAGCAGGCCTGATGGGGGTAGGGGGTGCGGTCGGCATGGTGTACGTATTCG GTAGCAATTCAGTGGATGAACAAGGAAACACG ATTCCAGATGAGTTTGATAACG ATGCACCGGTTATCCAGCAGTTGAGAAGGACGTTGAAGTATTTCCAAGACTACAGACAG ATGATCATTGAGCCCACGAGCCCCAAGCTGCTTCCTGACCCCCTGAGGGAGCCCTACTACCAGCCTCCCTACACCCTGGTCCTGGAGCTCACAGACGTCCTGCTGCACCCCGAGTGGTCG CTGGCTAAAGGCTGGCGCTTCAAGAAGAGGCCAGGCATCGACTACCTGTTCCAGCAACTAGCCCCTCTCTACGAGATAGTCATCTTCACTGCAGAAACAGGCATG ACGGCGTACCCTCTGATTGACAGCATCGACCCCCAGGGCTTTGTCATGTACCGCCTCTTCAGGGACGCCACGCGTTACGTGGAGGGACATCACGTcaag GATGTGTCGTGTCTGAACCGGGACACTTCCAAGGTGATAGTGGTGGACTGTAAGAAGGAAGCCTTCAGCCTGCAGCCTTTCAACGGCATGGCTCTGACGAAATGGGACGGCAACTCAGAGGACCGAACACTCTACGACCTAGCTCATTTTCTcaaga CCATTGCTCTCAGTGGAGTGGATGACGTCCGCTCTGTCCTGGAGAACTATGCACTGGAAGATGACCCCGTAGAGGCCTTCAAACGCAGACAAGCGCAGCTAGCACAG gaggaggagcagaggttgGCAGAGCTGACCAAGCAGAAGAAGCAGGGCATGTCCTTGGGCTCCATCGCCGGAAGGTTCTGGCGTTCCAAACAAGAGTGA
- the LOC139549081 gene encoding ras-related protein Rab-1A-like, with translation MNPEYDYLFKLLLIGDSGVGKSCLLLRFADDTYTESYISTIGVDFKIRTIEMDGKTVKLQIWDTAGQERFRTITSSYYRGAHGIIIVYDVTDQESFNNVKQWLEEIDRYACENVSKLLVGNKCDLVSKKVVDSATGQKFASSLKIPFLETSAKNADNVEKSFLTMASEIQKRVGSDGVQSEAAKVGNKINSAPLWPGGKDEAAAEEGNSCC, from the exons ATGAATCCTGAATA CGACTACCTGTTCAAACTGCTTCTTATTGGAGACTCTGGTGTCGGCAAGTCTTGCCTGCTCTTGCGGTTTGCG GATGACACCTACACAGAGAGCTACATCAGCACAATCGGGGTCGACTTTAAGATCAGAACCATTGAAATGGATGGGAAGACTGTCAAACTACAAATT TGGGACACAGCCGGACAAGAGAGGTTCCGGACCATCACATCCAGCTACTACAGAGGAGCACATGGGATCATCATTGTGTATGATGTCACTGATCAG GAGTCCTTTAACAACGTGAAGCAGTGGTTGGAGGAGATTGACCGCTATGCGTGTGAAAATGTCTCCAAATTGCTTGTGGGAAACAAGTGTGACTTGGTCTCTAAAAAGGTAGTGGACTCTGCCACTGGTCAA AAATTTGCTTCATCCCTAAAGATTCCATTCCTGGAGACCAGTGCAAAGAATGCTGATAATGTAGAGAAATCATTTTTAACCATGGCCTCTGAAATACAGAAGCGTGTTGGAAGTGATGGTGTTCAAAGTGAGGCTGCTAAAGTGGGCAACAAGATAAACAGTGCACCCCTTTGGCCCGGGGGGAAAGACGAGGCTGCTGCAGAGGAGGGGAATTCTTGTTGCTAG